A DNA window from Caulobacter mirabilis contains the following coding sequences:
- a CDS encoding efflux RND transporter periplasmic adaptor subunit encodes MSLNSSKPPRRNRLPRPVVYGLTALVVLAAAFAGWQLLKPKAPKDPYRTEAVQQGDITKSVSASGSLQALVTVDVGSQISGQIDQVFVDFNDQVKAGQLLATLDPQTYVSRQRQGQAQVAQAQAGVAQAQAQAAEAQAAYNRTKALFDKGIVAPAALETAEAAWKTARAGIQSAQASVAQNRASLAATEVDLGRTKIVSPINGVVVNRAIEPGNTVAASLQAPVLFQIAQDLSKLEVKITVDEADIGQVVEGQTVRFTVDAFPDDTYTGVVTQVRKQAETDQNVVAYVVIAQADNPGGKLLPGMTANADIVLQNLRGVMKVPAAALRWTPADQASSSQQRGPGGPPGVGGPPPGGGQRQGSGQGGQRQGMMGGRMLEQLDLDAGQKAKAEAIFAEARTKAQAAASDDPQARRQAMRKAMEEALTKLEPILKPAQKEKLIALRARMAQMGGGRGRGGMTAGVVYVLRDKKPAAVPVRVGATDGSFTQIVGDLKPGDQVIIGGGPKAKVQARGGPMGGGQVRVRM; translated from the coding sequence ATGAGCCTGAACTCCTCGAAGCCCCCGCGCCGGAACCGCCTGCCGCGACCGGTCGTCTATGGCCTGACGGCGCTGGTCGTCCTGGCGGCCGCCTTCGCCGGCTGGCAGTTGTTGAAACCCAAGGCGCCGAAGGACCCCTACCGCACCGAGGCGGTGCAGCAGGGCGACATCACCAAGTCGGTGTCGGCCTCAGGCTCGCTGCAGGCGCTGGTGACGGTCGACGTCGGCTCGCAGATTTCCGGCCAGATCGATCAGGTGTTCGTCGACTTCAACGACCAGGTGAAGGCCGGCCAACTGCTGGCCACCCTGGACCCGCAGACCTACGTCAGCCGCCAGCGTCAGGGCCAGGCCCAGGTGGCCCAGGCCCAGGCCGGCGTCGCCCAGGCCCAGGCGCAGGCCGCCGAGGCCCAGGCCGCCTACAACCGCACGAAGGCCCTGTTCGACAAGGGCATCGTCGCGCCCGCGGCCTTGGAGACCGCCGAAGCGGCCTGGAAGACCGCCCGCGCCGGCATTCAGTCGGCCCAGGCCAGCGTCGCCCAGAACCGCGCCTCGCTGGCGGCGACCGAGGTCGACCTTGGCCGCACCAAGATCGTCTCGCCGATCAACGGCGTGGTCGTGAACCGCGCCATCGAGCCCGGCAACACCGTCGCCGCCAGTCTGCAGGCTCCAGTGCTGTTCCAGATCGCTCAGGACCTGTCGAAACTTGAGGTGAAGATCACCGTCGACGAGGCCGACATCGGCCAGGTCGTCGAGGGCCAGACCGTCCGTTTCACCGTCGACGCCTTCCCGGACGACACCTACACCGGCGTGGTCACCCAGGTGCGCAAACAGGCGGAGACCGACCAGAACGTGGTCGCCTATGTGGTGATCGCCCAGGCCGACAATCCCGGCGGCAAGCTGTTGCCCGGCATGACCGCCAACGCCGACATCGTGCTGCAGAACCTGCGCGGGGTGATGAAGGTCCCGGCGGCGGCGCTGCGCTGGACCCCGGCCGACCAGGCCTCGTCGTCGCAGCAGCGCGGCCCCGGAGGGCCTCCCGGCGTGGGCGGCCCGCCGCCCGGCGGCGGACAGCGCCAAGGCAGCGGCCAGGGCGGCCAGCGCCAGGGCATGATGGGCGGCCGGATGCTCGAGCAGCTCGATCTCGACGCCGGTCAGAAGGCCAAGGCCGAAGCCATCTTCGCCGAGGCTCGGACCAAGGCCCAGGCCGCCGCCTCCGATGATCCCCAGGCGCGTCGCCAGGCCATGCGCAAGGCGATGGAGGAGGCTCTGACCAAGCTGGAGCCGATCCTCAAGCCGGCCCAGAAGGAAAAGCTCATCGCCCTGCGCGCCCGCATGGCCCAGATGGGCGGCGGCCGCGGCCGCGGCGGGATGACCGCCGGCGTGGTCTATGTCCTGCGCGACAAGAAGCCGGCCGCCGTTCCGGTGCGCGTGGGCGCCACCGACGGCTCCTTCACCCAGATCGTCGGCGACCTGAAGCCGGGCGATCAGGTGATCATCGGCGGTGGGCCCAAGGCCAAGGTCCAGGCCCGCGGCGGCCCGATGGGCGGCGGCCAGGTCCGGGTCCGGATGTAG
- a CDS encoding ATP-binding protein encodes MKSVRRGAPLFVQMLALAVATLIAAHLVSTAVIFSLPPPPPEIYRLTDISRALKSPGLTPVGDGRPLLVKVRSKPPEERPLIRKARWRDDFRRMLAQQLQVQPEDIRIETQGPRRMFVQTMQAERIVALQVFRAPPPPPDGVGRGQTVELHLRKDRGAPDGPRGRVTMRRSDDRVIFAPFRVGVRQPDGRWLVAEPNPGFRLESWQGRILLTLLLSALAVAPLAWLFARRLAAPISAFAKAAERLGRDPRAPPLEIEGSREIAAAAEAFNQMQERLSRYVEDRTAMVGAIAHDLRTPLTRLRFRIEAVPDDIRAKLAADIDQMDAMIAAALGFVRDATRAGARERLELSSLVESVLDEAAETGADATALPSEKLVVDGDPLSLRRLVANLVENAVKYGARARGRVFAEGGCAVIEIEDDGPGVPPAEMERVFEPFYRREPSRSRETGGAGLGLAVVRSIARAHGGDVVLLNRRGGGLTARVSLPL; translated from the coding sequence ATGAAATCGGTCAGGCGCGGCGCGCCGCTGTTCGTCCAGATGCTGGCCCTGGCCGTCGCGACCCTGATCGCGGCGCATCTGGTCTCGACCGCGGTGATCTTCTCGCTGCCGCCGCCGCCGCCCGAGATCTACCGGCTGACCGACATCTCGCGCGCGCTCAAGAGCCCGGGACTGACGCCCGTCGGCGACGGTCGTCCGCTGCTGGTCAAGGTCCGCTCCAAGCCGCCCGAGGAGCGTCCGCTGATCCGAAAGGCCCGCTGGCGGGACGACTTCCGCCGGATGCTGGCCCAGCAGCTCCAGGTCCAGCCGGAAGACATCCGCATCGAGACCCAGGGCCCTCGTCGCATGTTCGTCCAGACCATGCAGGCCGAACGGATCGTGGCCCTGCAGGTGTTCCGCGCGCCGCCTCCGCCGCCGGACGGCGTCGGCCGCGGCCAGACGGTGGAGCTGCACCTGCGGAAGGACCGCGGCGCGCCAGACGGGCCGCGCGGACGCGTCACCATGCGGCGGAGCGACGACCGGGTGATCTTCGCGCCCTTCCGCGTCGGCGTGCGCCAGCCGGACGGCCGCTGGCTGGTCGCCGAGCCGAACCCCGGCTTTCGCCTCGAGTCCTGGCAGGGCCGCATCCTGCTGACGCTGCTGCTGTCGGCCCTGGCCGTGGCGCCGTTGGCCTGGTTGTTCGCGCGCCGCCTGGCCGCCCCGATCAGCGCCTTCGCCAAGGCCGCCGAGCGTCTCGGCCGCGATCCCCGCGCCCCGCCGCTGGAGATCGAGGGCTCGCGCGAGATCGCCGCCGCCGCCGAGGCCTTCAACCAGATGCAGGAGCGGCTCAGCCGCTATGTCGAGGACCGCACCGCCATGGTCGGGGCCATCGCCCATGACCTGCGCACGCCGCTGACCCGCCTGCGTTTCCGGATCGAGGCCGTGCCGGACGACATCCGCGCCAAGCTTGCGGCGGACATCGACCAGATGGACGCCATGATCGCCGCCGCCCTGGGCTTCGTCCGCGACGCCACCCGCGCCGGCGCGCGCGAGCGGCTGGAGTTGTCGTCGCTGGTCGAGAGCGTCCTGGACGAGGCGGCGGAAACCGGCGCCGACGCCACCGCCCTGCCCTCGGAGAAGCTGGTCGTCGACGGCGATCCGCTGTCCCTGCGCCGGCTGGTCGCCAACCTGGTCGAGAACGCGGTGAAGTACGGGGCCCGCGCCCGCGGCCGCGTATTCGCCGAGGGCGGCTGCGCGGTCATCGAGATCGAGGACGACGGCCCCGGCGTGCCGCCGGCCGAGATGGAGCGGGTGTTCGAACCCTTCTATCGCCGGGAGCCGTCCCGCAGCCGCGAGACGGGCGGCGCCGGCCTAGGCCTGGCGGTGGTTCGCTCCATCGCCCGCGCCCACGGCGGCGACGTCGTCCTGTTGAACCGGCGCGGCGGCGGCCTGACCGCCCGCGTCTCGCTGCCGCTCTAG
- a CDS encoding response regulator: MELTMDKSATAEEAGARILIVDDDPGIRDVIAEFLTRHGYRVEEASDARTMDARMQLKGPFDLIVLDVMMPGEDGLSICRRLAGQSGGPGIVMLSAMGEDTDRIVGLELGADDYLPKPCNPRELLARVRAVLRRRNEPRAAEDQHGAACEFAGWRLDLVRRDLRSPQGVIVNLSSGEFSLLRAFVDRPQRVLTRDQLLDLARGPDTDAYDRAIDVQISRLRKKLDDGGGAEMIRTIRNEGYMFSPKVTRQS, translated from the coding sequence ATGGAGCTGACCATGGACAAGAGCGCCACCGCCGAGGAGGCCGGCGCCCGCATTCTCATCGTCGACGACGATCCGGGGATCCGCGACGTCATCGCCGAGTTCCTGACCCGTCACGGCTACCGGGTCGAGGAGGCCTCCGACGCGCGGACGATGGACGCCCGGATGCAGCTGAAGGGACCGTTCGACCTGATCGTCCTGGACGTCATGATGCCGGGCGAGGACGGGCTGTCGATCTGCCGCCGCCTGGCCGGCCAGAGCGGCGGTCCCGGGATCGTCATGCTGTCGGCCATGGGCGAGGACACCGACCGCATCGTCGGCCTGGAGCTCGGCGCCGACGACTATCTGCCCAAGCCGTGCAACCCGCGCGAGCTGCTGGCCCGCGTCAGGGCCGTTCTGCGTCGCAGGAACGAACCTCGCGCGGCTGAGGACCAGCACGGCGCCGCCTGCGAGTTCGCGGGCTGGCGGCTCGACCTGGTCCGCCGCGACCTGCGCTCGCCCCAGGGCGTGATCGTCAACCTGTCCAGCGGCGAGTTCTCGCTGCTGCGGGCCTTTGTCGACCGGCCGCAGCGCGTGCTGACCCGCGACCAGCTGCTTGACCTCGCCCGAGGCCCCGACACCGACGCCTACGACCGGGCGATCGACGTCCAGATCAGCCGCCTGCGCAAGAAGCTCGACGACGGCGGCGGGGCGGAGATGATCCGCACCATCCGCAACGAGGGCTACATGTTCTCGCCCAAGGTCACGCGCCAATCATGA
- a CDS encoding MBL fold metallo-hydrolase, which produces MSTPTTDRPEPPIRAMLAPVTPLQQNCTIVWCTKTKKAAIIDPGGEVDRLVAGLKQHGLELEKIWITHGHLDHAGGTARLKELTGVPVEGPHPDDQFWIDQIPESAARYGMPDAQGFTPDRWLGDGDVVTLGETEFEVIHCPGHTPGHVVFFHREAGFAQVGDVLFKGSIGRTDFPKGNYDQLIDSITRKLWPLGEHVAFVPGHGPMSTFGAERKTNPFVADVIVGGASADEAGLAPEGVPKRYS; this is translated from the coding sequence ATGAGCACCCCGACGACCGACCGCCCCGAACCGCCGATCCGCGCCATGCTGGCGCCGGTGACCCCGCTGCAGCAGAACTGCACGATCGTCTGGTGCACCAAGACCAAGAAGGCCGCGATCATCGACCCGGGCGGCGAAGTCGACCGCCTGGTCGCCGGCCTGAAGCAGCACGGGCTGGAGCTGGAGAAGATCTGGATCACCCACGGCCACCTCGACCACGCCGGCGGCACGGCCAGGCTGAAAGAACTCACCGGCGTTCCCGTCGAAGGGCCGCATCCCGACGACCAGTTCTGGATCGATCAGATTCCAGAAAGCGCCGCCCGCTACGGCATGCCGGACGCTCAGGGCTTCACGCCCGACCGCTGGCTGGGCGACGGCGACGTCGTGACGCTGGGCGAAACCGAGTTCGAGGTCATCCACTGCCCGGGCCATACGCCGGGGCATGTGGTGTTCTTCCACCGCGAGGCCGGTTTCGCGCAGGTCGGCGACGTGCTGTTCAAAGGCTCGATCGGCCGCACCGACTTCCCGAAGGGGAACTACGACCAGCTGATCGACTCGATCACCCGCAAGCTGTGGCCCCTTGGCGAGCATGTCGCCTTCGTTCCCGGCCACGGTCCGATGAGCACCTTCGGCGCCGAGCGCAAGACCAACCCCTTCGTCGCCGACGTCATCGTGGGCGGGGCCAGCGCCGACGAGGCGGGACTTGCCCCCGAGGGCGTGCCCAAGCGGTACAGCTGA
- a CDS encoding amino acid permease, protein MSADTAPRGNRLFLKKSIANIQKEAARSELKRSLGPVNLVSLGVGAIIGAGIFVLTGQVASANAGPAILLSFVVAGIACGLAGLCYAELASTMPVSGSAYTYAYGTLGEVFAWVMGWLLVLEYGVAASTVAVGWSGYVVSFLHDFGVHLPMITVGGNEVVQWGTPLIQAVPDAAGNVSFQMTGGINVIAAIGIALVSILLVIGVSESANVNNAIVVIKVIVLMTFIGVGIAYINPANWSPFIPEPTGQPGEFGWGGIFRGASIIFFAYVGFEAVSTAAAEAKNPSKDVPIGILGALVICTLIYMAVAAVMTGVVPYKQLASPAPIAVAIDRMGLEWANLPFNNADGKPFNLISFMIKIGAITGLSSVMLVLCYGQTRIFYTMARDGLLPKVFANIHQKFRTPWMGTILLGVLIAIAASFLPISLLGDLVSLGTALAFSIVCLSVIYLRIKHPEMERPFRVPGGIYTAVAGILACLFLAWNNFSPMLQHAMNDNPLPLTILGSYAAVGAVVYALYGFWNSKLAKGIDITEDTSMSSPAEAMVFGVDDVKEK, encoded by the coding sequence ATGTCCGCCGACACCGCGCCACGCGGAAACCGACTTTTTCTCAAGAAGTCGATCGCAAACATTCAGAAGGAGGCCGCTCGCAGTGAGCTGAAGCGGTCGCTGGGTCCCGTCAATCTCGTCAGCCTCGGCGTCGGCGCCATCATCGGCGCCGGCATCTTCGTGCTGACCGGCCAGGTGGCGTCCGCCAATGCCGGCCCGGCCATCCTGCTGTCGTTCGTCGTCGCCGGCATCGCCTGCGGCCTCGCGGGCCTCTGCTACGCCGAACTGGCCTCGACCATGCCGGTTTCCGGCTCGGCCTACACCTACGCCTACGGCACGCTGGGCGAGGTCTTCGCCTGGGTCATGGGCTGGCTGCTCGTCCTCGAATACGGAGTCGCCGCCTCGACCGTGGCGGTCGGCTGGTCCGGCTATGTGGTCAGCTTCCTGCACGACTTCGGGGTCCATTTGCCGATGATAACCGTCGGCGGAAACGAAGTGGTCCAGTGGGGCACGCCGCTGATCCAGGCCGTGCCCGACGCGGCCGGCAACGTCAGCTTCCAGATGACCGGCGGCATCAACGTCATCGCCGCCATCGGCATCGCCCTGGTGTCGATCCTGCTGGTCATCGGCGTCAGCGAATCCGCCAACGTCAACAACGCCATCGTGGTCATCAAGGTGATCGTGCTGATGACCTTCATCGGCGTCGGCATCGCCTACATCAACCCGGCCAACTGGTCGCCGTTCATCCCCGAACCGACCGGCCAGCCCGGCGAGTTCGGCTGGGGCGGCATCTTCCGCGGCGCCTCGATCATCTTCTTCGCCTACGTCGGCTTCGAGGCCGTCTCGACCGCCGCCGCCGAAGCCAAGAACCCCTCGAAGGACGTGCCGATCGGCATCCTGGGCGCCCTGGTGATCTGCACCCTGATCTACATGGCCGTCGCGGCCGTCATGACCGGCGTGGTGCCCTACAAGCAACTGGCCAGCCCGGCCCCCATCGCCGTCGCCATCGACCGCATGGGCCTGGAATGGGCCAACCTTCCGTTCAACAACGCCGACGGCAAGCCGTTCAACCTGATCAGCTTCATGATCAAGATCGGCGCGATCACCGGCCTCAGCTCGGTGATGCTGGTGCTCTGCTACGGCCAGACCCGCATCTTCTACACCATGGCCCGCGACGGCCTGCTGCCGAAGGTGTTCGCCAACATCCACCAGAAGTTCCGCACCCCCTGGATGGGCACCATCCTGCTGGGCGTGCTGATCGCCATCGCCGCCTCGTTCCTGCCGATCAGCCTGCTGGGCGACCTCGTGTCGCTGGGCACCGCCCTGGCCTTCTCGATCGTCTGCCTGTCGGTCATCTACCTGCGCATCAAGCACCCGGAGATGGAGCGCCCGTTCCGGGTCCCCGGCGGCATCTACACCGCCGTCGCCGGCATCCTGGCCTGCCTGTTCCTGGCCTGGAACAACTTCTCGCCGATGCTGCAGCACGCGATGAACGACAACCCGCTGCCGCTGACCATCCTGGGCAGCTACGCGGCGGTCGGCGCGGTGGTCTACGCCCTCTACGGCTTCTGGAACTCCAAGCTGGCCAAGGGCATCGACATCACCGAGGACACCTCGATGTCGAGCCCGGCCGAAGCCATGGTCTTCGGCGTGGACGACGTGAAGGAGAAATAG